GCCAACGACGAAGACTGGTCCACGGAATATCTCGATGCGGTGATCGCGGCGAAGGTCGTCGATGGCGTTGAGGACGCCATCGCGCATATCGAAAAGTACGGCTCGCACCACACGGAAAGCATCGTCACAGAAGACAAGGCGGCGGCGGAGCGGTTCCTTTCGGCGCTCGACTCGGCCATCGTGCTGTGGAACGCCTCGACGCAATTCGCCGACGGCGCGGAGTTCGGCATGGGGGCGGAAATCGGCATCGGCACGGGCAAGCTGCACGCGCGCGGTCCCGTCGGGGTGGAGCAGCTCACGACCTTCAAATACATCGTGCGTGGAACGGGGCAGATCCGGCCGTGAAGACAAAGCTGGAACGACCGCACGCCAACTGGGTGCGCCCGCCGGGGCCGGTGGCACCGGGACTGCGCATCGGCCTGCTGGGCGGCTCGTTCAATCCGGCGCATGAGGGCCATGTCCATGTCAGCGAGGTGGCGCTGAAGCGGCTCGGCCTCGATTATGTCTGGTGGCTGGTCACGCCGCAGAATCCGCTCAAGCCGACCCACGGCATGGCGCCGCTCGCCGAGCGGGTGCGGTCCGCCCGGATCGTGGCGCGCCATCCGCGCATCGTGGTGATGGACATCGAACACGATTTCCGCACGCACTATTCCTTCGACACGCTGCGGGCGCTCCAGAAGCGGTTCCCGCAGGTGAAATTCACCTGGCTGATGGGCAGCGACAATCTGCAGATTTTCCGCCGTTGGCATCGCTGGGCCGATTTCGCCCGGCGCGTGCCCATCGCGGTGATCCAGCGGCCGGGAACCGTGATGGCGATGCGCTCTGCCAAGCCGATCCAGCGGTTCGGCCAGGTCCGGCATGAAAAGCGGCTGTGCCTTCGGCGGGCGCCGGCCATCGTCATCCTGGAAGGCAGGCGCAATGCGCAGAGCGCGACCGCGATCCGCGCCTCGCAGCTCTATTCGGAGGGCTTTGTCGGCGTGTTGCCCGCGTGATAGGCTGGGTTTCGTGATGGAGAAAGACCACTGACCGCCAAGACCGTTAAGGCCGCCAAGAAGCCCGCGCCCAAGCGCAAAGCGGCGGCGAAGAAACCCGCCGTCAAGAAAACCAAGAAGGCCGCGCCCGAAGCGCCGAGCGCCGTGAGCACGGTTGAGGCGGCCGATCCGGCGCTGCTTGAGCGCATCCGCGCCTCGCTGGAAGACGACAAGGCCGAGGATATCGTGACCATCGACATGGGCGGGCGTTCGTCTCTTGCGGACGCAATAGTCGTGGCGAGCGGACGCTCGTCGCGCCACGTCGCCGCGATCGCGGAACATCTGGCGCGCCGGCTGAAGGATGCCGGCTACGGCACGCGGCCGGTCAACGGCGCGCAGCAGGGCGACTGGGTTCTGGTCGATGCCGGCGACGTGATCGTCCATATCTTCCGGCCCGAAGTGCGCGACTACTACAATCTCGAAAGCATGTGGTCGGTCGAAGAGCCCCGGCGCAGCCGGGCCTGATCCGCCATGCGCCTGCACATCCTCGCGGTCGGTTTCGCGCGCGGCACGCAGGAAGGCGCGCTGACGGACGATTTCGTCGGTCGCGCGCTGGCGATGGGTCGCCGCATGGGCTTCACCGCCGTCAGCTGCGACGAGCTGGCGGTCTCCAAGGAACGCGAAACGGCGAAGCGCATGGCGGACGAGGCCGAGCGGCTGGCCCGCCGCGTGCCAGAGGGCGCGCATGTGATCCTGCTCGACGCCAAGGGCAAGGGCATGACGAGCGAGGATTTTGCCGAGATGCTGGGCGCACTGCGCGATGCCGGCACACGCGACTTGGTCTTCGTGATTGGCGGGCCGGATGGGCTGGCGCCGCTGCCGGGTCGGAAAGCCGGTCGCAGCCTCGCCTTCGGTCCGCAGACCTGGCCGCATCTGATGGTGCGCGCGATGCTGAGCGAGCAGATCTACCGCGCGCTGACGATATTGGCCGGGCACCCGTATCACAGGGCCTAACACTCCCGCTTGCGGGAGGGTAATTATCCCTTCCTTAACCACAATCTGCGAAGTTCGTGTGTCGCAATGGGACGAGGGGCCCATGGAGATCAACGGACCCAGAAGGATCGAAACGAGCACGGTGCGCCGCGTCGCCAAGGGCGCGTCCGGCACTTCGTCCTCGTTCCAGGTCTCCGACGCGGGCGAAACCCGCGGCGCGGTGGTGAGCGGCCCCGGCCCGATCGGCGCGCTCGATTCCATCCTGATGCTGCAGGGCATGGACGATTCCACCGACGGCAAGTCCAAGGCCGCGGCGCATGGCGAGAAGCTGCTCGATATGCTCGACGAAATCCGTGACGGGTTGCTTGCCGGCGGCGTGCCGCGCACGACGCTCAACCGCCTCGCCAACGCGGTGACCCGCCGCCACGACCAGTTCAACGATCCCAAGCTGCAAGGCGTGCTCGACGAGATCGAGCTGCGCGCCCATGTCGAGATCGCCAAGCTCGAGATGATGGACAAGCGGGTGGCTTAGGGGCTTTTCTCGATCGCCGCAGCTATGCGTTCCAGCGCCGCGACCTGCGCCCTCATCTGCTCCAGATAGGCGGCTTGGTATTTCGATTGAAATCCGCCGCGCCGCCACATGACCATGAAGCCAACCCACACCGCGATGAGCAGGAGCATAGGAAACGCATTGACGAGTGTCTCGATCCAGAACTGATCCATATCTTCCCTCCGTCGATCGAAGAGAGAATGGCTATTCAGATATCCAGCAGCAAGCGCTGCGGGTCTTCCAGGTTTTCCTTCACGCGCACCAGGAAGGTCACCGCTTCGCGGCCGTCGACCAAGCGGTGGTCGTAGGACAGCGCCAGATACATCATCGGCTTGATCACGACCTTGTCGTCCTCCGCCACCGGGCGCGGCTGGATCTTGTGCATGCCGAGGATACCGGACTGCGGCGTGTTCAGGATCGGGGTCGACATCAGGGAGCCGAACACCCCGCCATTGGTGATCGTGAAGGTGCCACCCTGGAGCTCCTCAAGCTTCAATTTGTTGTCGCGGGCGCGCAGGCCGTAGTCGTGGATCTTCGCCTCGATCCCGGCAAGTGACAGCAGGTCGGCGTCGCGCACAACCGGCACGACAAGGCCGCGCTCGGTCGAGACCGCCACGCCGATGTCGTAGTAGTTCTTGTAGACGACGTCGTCGCCTTCGAGTTCGGCGTTGACGTTGGGCAGCTCCTTGAGCGCCGCGATGCAGGCCTTGACGAAGAAGCCCATGAAGCCGAGGCGCACGCCGTGCTTCTTCTCGAAGCTGTCCTTGTATTCCGTGCGCAGGGCCATGACGTGGCTCATGTCGACCTCGTTGAAGGTCGTGAGCTGGGCGGCGGTGTTCTGCGATTCCTTGAGGCGCAGCGCGATGGTCTTGCGCAGGCGGCTCATCGTCACGCGCTCTTCGCGGTCGGCGCGCGGGCGCGGGCCGGCATGCACCGGCGCGGGGGCAGGGCGCGGCGCGCTACGCTCGGCGGCGCGGGCCTCCAGCGCTTCAAGCACGTCGCCTTTCAGCACGCGGCCGTCGCGGCCGCTGCCGGCGAGGGTCGACAGATCGACGCCGCTCTCTTCCGCGATCCGGCGCGTGGCGGGCATGACGGGCGCGGCAACGATAGGCGCGGCGGCGACGGGAGCCGGCTTCGGCGGCTCGACCTTCGGCGCGGGTGCCGGTTTGGGAGCTGGAGCAGGCGCCGGCTTGGGCGCCGCAGCCTGCGGGTTCTTGGCGGGCGTCGCGGAAGCCTTGCCCTTGGCGCCTTCGGCGATGGCGCCGAGCAGGGCGCCGACCTGGACCGTGTCGCCTTCCTTGACCGAGATGGATTCGAGCGACCCGTCGGCGGGCGAGGGCACCTCGACCGTGACCTTGTCGGTCTCCAGTTCGAGCAGCGGCTCGTCGCGGGCGACGGCCTCACCCTCCTTCTTGAACCAGCGCGCCACCGTGGCTTCGGTGACCGATTCGCCCATGGCGGGAACTTTGATTTCGATGCTCATCGGAGGTTTCTCACCAAGAGGGTTCACGCGGAGCCGCGGAGGACGCGGAGTTCGGTGTGAACAGTTTCACTCTAACCTATTTCGTCATCGCCCGGCTCGTCCGCGCGACCCATTTTGTATCGCCATGACAAAATAGGTCGTCCGGATACGGGGTGATGACGGCTTACTCACAATGTCAGCGCTTCGGCGAGGAAGGCCTTCAGTTCGGCGTTGTGCTGGCTCAT
Above is a window of Rhizomicrobium sp. DNA encoding:
- the odhB gene encoding 2-oxoglutarate dehydrogenase complex dihydrolipoyllysine-residue succinyltransferase — protein: MSIEIKVPAMGESVTEATVARWFKKEGEAVARDEPLLELETDKVTVEVPSPADGSLESISVKEGDTVQVGALLGAIAEGAKGKASATPAKNPQAAAPKPAPAPAPKPAPAPKVEPPKPAPVAAAPIVAAPVMPATRRIAEESGVDLSTLAGSGRDGRVLKGDVLEALEARAAERSAPRPAPAPVHAGPRPRADREERVTMSRLRKTIALRLKESQNTAAQLTTFNEVDMSHVMALRTEYKDSFEKKHGVRLGFMGFFVKACIAALKELPNVNAELEGDDVVYKNYYDIGVAVSTERGLVVPVVRDADLLSLAGIEAKIHDYGLRARDNKLKLEELQGGTFTITNGGVFGSLMSTPILNTPQSGILGMHKIQPRPVAEDDKVVIKPMMYLALSYDHRLVDGREAVTFLVRVKENLEDPQRLLLDI
- the rsfS gene encoding ribosome silencing factor produces the protein MSTVEAADPALLERIRASLEDDKAEDIVTIDMGGRSSLADAIVVASGRSSRHVAAIAEHLARRLKDAGYGTRPVNGAQQGDWVLVDAGDVIVHIFRPEVRDYYNLESMWSVEEPRRSRA
- the rlmH gene encoding 23S rRNA (pseudouridine(1915)-N(3))-methyltransferase RlmH, translating into MRLHILAVGFARGTQEGALTDDFVGRALAMGRRMGFTAVSCDELAVSKERETAKRMADEAERLARRVPEGAHVILLDAKGKGMTSEDFAEMLGALRDAGTRDLVFVIGGPDGLAPLPGRKAGRSLAFGPQTWPHLMVRAMLSEQIYRALTILAGHPYHRA
- a CDS encoding flagellar assembly protein FliX, with translation MEINGPRRIETSTVRRVAKGASGTSSSFQVSDAGETRGAVVSGPGPIGALDSILMLQGMDDSTDGKSKAAAHGEKLLDMLDEIRDGLLAGGVPRTTLNRLANAVTRRHDQFNDPKLQGVLDEIELRAHVEIAKLEMMDKRVA
- a CDS encoding nicotinate-nucleotide adenylyltransferase gives rise to the protein MKTKLERPHANWVRPPGPVAPGLRIGLLGGSFNPAHEGHVHVSEVALKRLGLDYVWWLVTPQNPLKPTHGMAPLAERVRSARIVARHPRIVVMDIEHDFRTHYSFDTLRALQKRFPQVKFTWLMGSDNLQIFRRWHRWADFARRVPIAVIQRPGTVMAMRSAKPIQRFGQVRHEKRLCLRRAPAIVILEGRRNAQSATAIRASQLYSEGFVGVLPA